A genomic region of Sulfobacillus acidophilus DSM 10332 contains the following coding sequences:
- a CDS encoding pseudouridine synthase Rsu (PFAM: RNA pseudouridylate synthase; S4 domain~TIGRFAM: pseudouridine synthase~COGs: COG1187 16S rRNA uridine-516 pseudouridylate synthase and related pseudouridylate synthase~InterPro IPR002942:IPR000748:IPR006145~KEGG: adg:Adeg_1292 pseudouridine synthase~PFAM: Pseudouridine synthase, RsuA and RluB/C/D/E/F; RNA-binding S4~SMART: RNA-binding S4~SPTR: Pseudouridine synthase;~TIGRFAM: Pseudouridine synthase, RsuA and RluB/E/F): protein MTLRIQRIIQQAGLASRRQAEEWIQAGRVTVNGHVASLGETADPDHDTILVDGQPIRLQPRWIYLALHKPAGYTTSLADRHAEHLISELIPAKYGRVFPVGRLDRDTSGLILLTNDGALAFQLLHPAYRIPKVYEAWVKGKPRESHLERLRRGIRLADGPAYPEDIRILRKEPDRTLIRLTLREGKKREVRRIFETIGHPVLELKRIQFGNILLEGLTEGSIRPLTHHEIKELKQLVQKGQERSMTGESPGRQNPSHRTRYRGRETLSARTAGHSVRHPGGNSSRSHR from the coding sequence ATGACTCTACGCATTCAGCGGATCATTCAACAAGCCGGACTGGCGTCCCGCCGCCAAGCCGAAGAATGGATTCAGGCCGGGCGGGTTACCGTCAACGGACATGTGGCAAGCTTAGGCGAAACGGCCGATCCTGATCATGACACCATTCTGGTCGACGGTCAGCCGATTCGGTTGCAGCCCCGTTGGATTTATTTAGCCTTACATAAGCCGGCCGGTTATACCACGTCCCTGGCCGACCGCCACGCGGAACACTTAATTAGCGAATTGATTCCCGCCAAATATGGTCGGGTGTTCCCCGTGGGCCGCTTGGATCGTGATACGTCGGGACTTATCCTATTGACAAACGACGGTGCTCTCGCATTTCAATTGCTACACCCGGCGTACCGGATACCCAAGGTCTATGAAGCTTGGGTGAAAGGGAAACCCCGCGAGTCGCATTTAGAACGGTTACGCCGTGGGATTCGGCTGGCTGACGGACCCGCCTATCCGGAAGACATTCGCATTCTCCGCAAAGAACCGGATCGTACCCTCATTCGCCTCACTTTGCGTGAAGGCAAAAAACGGGAAGTCCGACGGATTTTCGAAACGATTGGCCATCCGGTACTGGAGTTGAAGCGGATTCAATTCGGCAATATCCTGCTCGAGGGATTAACCGAAGGGAGCATCCGTCCCCTGACGCACCATGAAATTAAGGAACTGAAACAGCTGGTGCAAAAGGGCCAAGAAAGGAGCATGACAGGTGAATCACCCGGACGCCAAAATCCATCACATCGTACGCGATATCGAGGCCGTGAAACACTTTCAGCCCGAACCGCGGGGCATTCGGTCCGCCACCCCGGAGGAAATTCAAGCCGGTCTCACCGCTGA
- a CDS encoding Endoribonuclease L-PSP (PFAM: Endoribonuclease L-PSP~COGs: COG0251 Putative translation initiation inhibitor yjgF family~InterPro IPR006175~KEGG: tmr:Tmar_1123 endoribonuclease L-PSP~PFAM: Endoribonuclease L-PSP~SPTR: Endoribonuclease L-PSP) codes for MSITVRLQELGITLPPPPKAVAAYVPAVVSGRLCFTSGQLPFADGRLLAEGRVGGEVTPEDAYQAARQAALNALSVAAQAAGGVDRLKRVVKVVGFVQSTDDFHGQPQVINGASELFESVFGEAGRHARSAVGTNALPLNAAVEVECIFEIGD; via the coding sequence ATGAGTATTACCGTTCGATTACAAGAACTCGGGATTACGTTGCCGCCACCGCCTAAAGCGGTAGCCGCTTATGTGCCTGCCGTGGTCAGCGGCCGTCTATGCTTTACATCCGGCCAATTACCGTTTGCCGACGGCCGGTTGCTGGCCGAAGGCCGGGTCGGAGGCGAGGTCACGCCCGAAGACGCGTATCAGGCGGCTCGCCAAGCGGCATTGAACGCCTTGAGCGTCGCGGCGCAGGCGGCCGGGGGCGTCGATCGACTGAAACGAGTGGTCAAAGTGGTAGGGTTTGTTCAAAGCACAGACGATTTTCATGGGCAGCCTCAGGTCATCAATGGGGCGTCCGAATTATTTGAATCGGTGTTCGGCGAGGCTGGCCGTCATGCCCGTTCCGCCGTCGGCACGAATGCGCTTCCCCTCAACGCGGCGGTCGAAGTGGAATGCATTTTTGAGATCGGCGACTGA
- a CDS encoding nucleoside recognition domain protein (COGs: COG0700 membrane protein~InterPro IPR011642~KEGG: mta:Moth_1355 nucleoside recognition~PFAM: Nucleoside recognition~SPTR: Nucleoside recognition) — translation MNHVIDAVSVWAIPVMIGLIPLVGWLRGVNIYEVFAEGASEGFHMAIRMIPFLVGILVALNVFQASGALAAVIGFLKGPLARVGVPAEVIPLMLVRPLSGGAALGITTGILQHYGPDSFVGRLASTLQGSTDTTFYVITLYFGSIAVKRTRYALTVALLGDLAGFIASVAVCHWLFG, via the coding sequence ATGAATCATGTGATTGATGCGGTGTCGGTTTGGGCGATTCCGGTCATGATCGGTCTCATTCCGTTGGTGGGGTGGCTACGAGGCGTCAATATCTACGAAGTGTTTGCCGAGGGCGCCAGTGAAGGATTTCACATGGCCATCCGCATGATTCCGTTTCTGGTGGGTATATTGGTTGCGCTCAATGTGTTTCAGGCGTCGGGGGCTTTGGCGGCGGTGATTGGCTTTTTGAAGGGGCCGTTGGCCCGGGTCGGCGTGCCCGCCGAAGTGATTCCTCTGATGTTGGTGCGCCCGCTGTCGGGGGGAGCCGCCTTGGGGATTACGACCGGTATCCTGCAGCATTATGGTCCCGACTCGTTTGTCGGCCGGCTGGCTTCCACCCTTCAAGGCAGTACCGACACGACTTTTTATGTGATTACGCTCTATTTTGGATCGATTGCGGTCAAGCGGACCCGCTATGCCTTGACTGTCGCTTTGTTGGGCGATCTGGCGGGATTTATCGCGTCGGTGGCGGTCTGCCATTGGTTATTTGGTTAA
- a CDS encoding nucleoside recognition domain protein (PFAM: Nucleoside recognition~COGs: COG2715 Uncharacterized membrane protein required for spore maturation in B.subtilis.~InterPro IPR011642~KEGG: sgy:Sgly_1678 nucleoside recognition domain protein~PFAM: Nucleoside recognition~SPTR: Nucleoside recognition), whose amino-acid sequence MVNLVWIVLIVGGILVSAWHHHMMIVTEAVVAGTDKAVEVAFGFIGIMALWLGLARIAEESGLMRGFAKLLAPLVSRLFPGISPDHPAMGNMLMNMVANMLGMGSAATPFGLKAMQDLQQLNPVKDVATKNMITFLAINTASINLVPATVIALRVAAGSRNPTAIVGPTIFATAVATVVAITVDRIFRHLSRDDED is encoded by the coding sequence TTGGTCAATCTAGTCTGGATCGTCTTAATTGTCGGAGGCATTCTGGTGAGTGCCTGGCATCATCACATGATGATTGTCACCGAAGCGGTGGTGGCGGGAACCGATAAGGCGGTAGAAGTGGCGTTCGGATTCATCGGGATTATGGCCCTTTGGCTTGGACTCGCCCGCATCGCCGAAGAATCCGGTCTCATGCGAGGATTCGCCAAACTCTTGGCCCCCTTGGTCTCTCGCTTGTTTCCCGGCATCAGTCCGGATCATCCGGCCATGGGCAATATGCTCATGAACATGGTGGCGAACATGCTGGGGATGGGCAGTGCCGCCACCCCGTTCGGCCTTAAGGCGATGCAGGACCTGCAACAGTTAAACCCGGTTAAAGACGTCGCCACAAAAAATATGATTACGTTTTTGGCCATTAACACCGCATCGATTAATTTGGTGCCGGCCACCGTCATCGCTTTGCGGGTAGCCGCCGGCTCCCGAAATCCCACCGCCATCGTGGGCCCCACCATTTTTGCCACCGCCGTCGCCACCGTCGTCGCCATCACCGTGGATCGGATTTTTCGCCATTTGTCCCGGGACGACGAGGATTAA
- a CDS encoding pantothenate synthetase (PFAM: Pantoate-beta-alanine ligase~TIGRFAM: pantoate--beta-alanine ligase; cytidyltransferase-related domain~COGs: COG0414 Panthothenate synthetase~HAMAP: Pantoate-beta-alanine ligase~InterPro IPR003721:IPR004821~KEGG: pag:PLES_51151 pantoate--beta-alanine ligase~PFAM: Pantoate-beta-alanine ligase~SPTR: Pantothenate synthetase;~TIGRFAM: Pantoate-beta-alanine ligase; Cytidyltransferase-related) yields the protein MNVIQKIEPLRTRLKSQKLAGETLALVPTMGALHEGHLALVRRARDVADRVVVSIFVNPLQFGPQEDFARYPRDLAHDVQLLADLGVDTVFAPTVEDMYPLGNSWTRVEVTTMSTVLCGRTRPTHFAGVTTVVSKLFNLVQPDFAVFGEKDWQQLSIIRRMVADLNFPVTIIGVPTVREADGLAKSSRNQYLSPEDRLRAPALYRGLQQAQSLYQAGERQVEALIQAARGIMEEAGIDPEYLEIVDPVTLEPMPTPLDRPARMATAARVGGARLIDNIGLG from the coding sequence ATGAACGTGATCCAAAAAATTGAACCTCTTCGGACCCGACTCAAATCACAAAAACTGGCGGGAGAAACCCTGGCGTTGGTCCCGACCATGGGCGCCCTCCACGAGGGGCATTTGGCGTTAGTGCGCCGCGCCCGGGATGTGGCCGATCGGGTGGTTGTCAGTATTTTCGTCAATCCGTTGCAATTTGGTCCCCAAGAAGATTTCGCCCGCTATCCTCGGGATCTCGCACACGATGTCCAGCTCCTGGCCGATTTAGGGGTCGATACGGTCTTTGCCCCGACGGTCGAGGACATGTACCCCCTCGGTAATAGTTGGACGCGCGTCGAAGTCACGACCATGTCTACGGTCCTTTGTGGGCGCACCCGTCCAACCCATTTTGCGGGCGTGACGACGGTGGTATCGAAACTTTTCAACCTCGTACAACCGGACTTTGCCGTTTTTGGAGAAAAAGATTGGCAGCAGCTGTCCATCATTCGGCGGATGGTGGCCGATTTGAACTTCCCCGTGACCATTATCGGGGTGCCGACGGTGCGCGAAGCCGACGGTCTGGCCAAATCGTCCCGCAATCAATACCTTTCGCCGGAAGACCGATTACGGGCACCGGCCCTCTATCGCGGTCTCCAACAGGCCCAATCGCTTTATCAAGCCGGAGAGCGTCAGGTCGAGGCCCTTATCCAAGCCGCCCGGGGAATCATGGAAGAGGCGGGGATTGACCCGGAATATCTCGAAATCGTCGACCCGGTGACGCTCGAGCCGATGCCTACGCCGCTGGATCGTCCGGCCCGCATGGCCACCGCCGCCCGTGTCGGCGGAGCCCGCCTCATCGACAATATTGGACTTGGCTAA
- a CDS encoding hypothetical protein (KEGG: cag:Cagg_0051 glutaredoxin-like domain-containing protein~SPTR: Glutaredoxin-like domain protein), which produces MVPFSPPRIPEVLSPVMNPVLSERDRWALESMFKALKRPVTLIAVLHHASSEEEPLHPLRVILSALQEIAPHWIQVSTLTPTRDQAMLRALGAPSAPAIGFLADGGEPIPIWMVGIPNGYQFGVLVQLLLDLGGNGPKIRRPILNMVRNCSHDIHIQVWVAPTCAHSPRAVRYAQQLALANPVRIHVSSIDWTQVPESERLPGLEWVPYTRIQRDGHPLTDFYGIWPLDKMARVIRFGPHAVPFDGPAAHRTRSTILESEETQSDERDPKN; this is translated from the coding sequence GTGGTACCGTTTTCGCCGCCTAGAATCCCGGAGGTCCTATCGCCGGTGATGAATCCTGTGCTCTCCGAACGGGATCGATGGGCGTTGGAATCAATGTTCAAGGCCCTCAAACGTCCCGTAACCCTGATCGCGGTATTGCATCACGCCTCCTCGGAGGAGGAACCCCTTCACCCGTTACGCGTCATCCTGTCGGCCCTCCAAGAGATCGCCCCCCATTGGATTCAGGTGTCGACCTTGACCCCTACCCGCGATCAGGCGATGTTGAGGGCTTTGGGGGCCCCGTCCGCGCCGGCCATCGGGTTTTTGGCCGATGGCGGGGAACCGATACCGATATGGATGGTGGGTATTCCTAACGGCTATCAATTTGGGGTATTAGTCCAATTGCTGTTAGACTTGGGCGGCAACGGCCCCAAAATCCGCCGGCCGATTCTGAATATGGTCCGAAACTGTTCACACGATATCCATATTCAGGTTTGGGTCGCACCAACCTGCGCCCATAGTCCGCGGGCCGTGCGCTATGCGCAGCAATTGGCTCTGGCCAACCCGGTGCGCATTCATGTATCATCCATTGATTGGACACAGGTTCCGGAAAGCGAACGGTTACCGGGGTTAGAGTGGGTGCCTTATACCAGGATTCAACGAGACGGCCACCCGTTAACGGACTTTTACGGAATATGGCCGCTAGACAAAATGGCCCGTGTAATCCGCTTCGGGCCCCACGCCGTCCCATTCGACGGCCCCGCCGCCCACCGCACCCGATCAACGATTTTAGAATCAGAGGAGACCCAAAGCGATGAACGTGATCCAAAAAATTGA
- a CDS encoding Rhodanese-like protein (PFAM: Rhodanese-like domain~InterPro IPR001763~KEGG: bav:BAV0242 sulfurtransferase~PFAM: Rhodanese-like~SMART: Rhodanese-like~SPTR: Rhodanese-like protein) — MLATNLILGLFALYGVWHGISRRWGVRTIAPTEWALINHRNYTVIDLRSTEAFETAHLDTAINVPEPTLFERLADIPRDRPILLVDYAGRQSRRVFHQLGRNGFDNHRVLTGGLLKWYRFRRLESRRSYRR; from the coding sequence ATGCTGGCGACCAACCTAATACTGGGATTATTTGCGCTTTATGGGGTTTGGCACGGGATATCCCGCCGATGGGGAGTCCGTACCATCGCTCCGACCGAATGGGCCCTGATAAATCATAGGAACTACACAGTCATTGATCTTCGCTCGACAGAGGCTTTTGAGACGGCCCACCTGGACACGGCCATCAATGTCCCGGAACCGACGTTGTTCGAGAGGCTGGCCGATATCCCCCGTGACCGACCGATATTGCTCGTCGACTATGCCGGTCGGCAATCCCGAAGGGTGTTTCACCAACTCGGCCGAAACGGGTTTGATAACCACCGCGTCCTCACCGGAGGCCTTTTAAAGTGGTACCGTTTTCGCCGCCTAGAATCCCGGAGGTCCTATCGCCGGTGA
- a CDS encoding helicase domain-containing protein (PFAM: Helicase conserved C-terminal domain; SNF2 family N-terminal domain~COGs: COG0553 Superfamily II DNA/RNA helicase SNF2 family~InterPro IPR014001:IPR001650:IPR000330~KEGG: tmr:Tmar_1126 helicase~PFAM: DNA/RNA helicase, C-terminal; SNF2-related~SMART: DNA/RNA helicase, C-terminal; DEAD-like helicase, N-terminal~SPTR: Helicase domain protein): MIEPMALEKARQLTAWPALAPRLAHGLLFHEYQIDSVLRVVNQLDGRAILADEVGLGKTIEAGMIIAELRARGLAQNVLIIVPAGLVSQWVREMQDKFGWTAHKTAKDRGWLWIISMDSAKRPPLVHQLQFVPWDLVIVDEAHHLKHQDTLNYQLVEGLKAQFLLLLTATPMENQLTELYTLVNLVKPGLFGPYLRFYRQFILDKRTPKNAQELRQLLAQVMVRNQRQAVGLEFVPRYVSLRPLELTGDERQLYDELSGELRTEYRHRVHMDQTVLPLLTLQRELCSSPQALLPTLRSADWLGDRQPRLIELAEQMGPTAKMQAVLELTTSQPDQWLIFTEYRATQEALVHLLQEAGLEAAAFHGGLKARERDQLVEWFKGGPRVLVSTEAGGQGINLQFCHRLINFDLPWNPMRIEQRIGRIHRIGQVNPVEIYNLYAKDTVDEYILKLLHEKIDLFRHVIGELDVILRHLERRGSLEKRLIDIFFWEDDRDHVWQRLDALGNEFLAARRRLSWPTTSDPDPAPDSQEQLT, from the coding sequence ATGATAGAACCGATGGCGCTGGAAAAAGCCCGGCAACTGACGGCTTGGCCTGCCTTGGCACCCCGGCTGGCTCATGGACTCTTATTTCACGAATATCAAATTGACAGTGTGCTCCGGGTGGTCAACCAATTGGATGGCCGGGCGATTTTGGCCGATGAAGTCGGGTTGGGCAAGACTATTGAAGCCGGTATGATTATCGCCGAGTTACGGGCCCGCGGATTGGCGCAAAACGTTTTGATTATCGTACCGGCGGGCTTGGTTTCCCAATGGGTGCGGGAAATGCAGGACAAGTTCGGTTGGACGGCTCACAAGACGGCCAAAGATCGCGGCTGGCTTTGGATCATCTCGATGGATAGCGCTAAACGGCCGCCTTTAGTCCATCAACTGCAATTTGTGCCTTGGGACTTGGTGATCGTGGATGAGGCCCATCATTTAAAACACCAGGACACCCTCAATTACCAATTGGTCGAAGGCCTTAAAGCACAGTTTTTGCTGCTGCTCACGGCCACTCCCATGGAAAATCAACTAACCGAACTCTATACGTTGGTCAATTTGGTCAAACCCGGCCTTTTCGGTCCCTACCTACGATTTTATCGACAGTTTATTTTGGATAAGCGAACCCCTAAAAACGCCCAAGAATTGCGGCAACTGTTGGCCCAGGTCATGGTGCGCAATCAACGGCAAGCCGTCGGCCTCGAATTTGTGCCGCGCTACGTATCCTTACGCCCGCTCGAGCTAACCGGAGATGAACGGCAGTTGTACGATGAGCTGTCGGGCGAATTGCGCACGGAATATCGCCACCGGGTACATATGGATCAAACCGTCTTGCCTTTATTGACATTACAACGCGAACTCTGTTCGTCCCCGCAGGCGCTTTTGCCGACCTTACGATCGGCCGACTGGTTGGGGGACCGACAACCCCGACTCATCGAACTCGCCGAACAGATGGGGCCTACGGCCAAAATGCAGGCCGTTTTGGAGTTAACTACCAGCCAGCCCGACCAATGGTTGATTTTTACCGAATATCGGGCGACTCAGGAGGCATTGGTTCATCTGCTGCAGGAAGCCGGGTTGGAGGCCGCCGCCTTTCACGGTGGCCTGAAGGCTCGCGAACGCGATCAACTGGTGGAATGGTTTAAAGGCGGTCCCCGGGTTTTGGTGTCGACGGAAGCCGGCGGCCAAGGGATTAATTTACAATTTTGCCACCGGCTGATTAATTTTGATTTACCCTGGAACCCCATGCGGATTGAACAGCGTATCGGACGGATTCACCGGATCGGTCAAGTCAATCCGGTCGAAATCTATAATCTCTACGCTAAAGATACGGTGGATGAATATATTCTCAAACTGTTACACGAGAAGATCGATTTATTTCGCCATGTCATCGGGGAACTTGACGTCATCTTGCGCCATCTTGAACGACGAGGCAGTCTAGAAAAACGGTTGATTGACATCTTTTTTTGGGAAGACGATCGGGACCATGTCTGGCAACGGTTGGATGCCTTGGGTAATGAATTCTTGGCCGCTCGCCGCCGACTCAGCTGGCCGACGACTTCCGACCCGGATCCCGCCCCGGATAGCCAAGAACAGCTAACGTGA
- a CDS encoding DNA primase small subunit (PFAM: Eukaryotic and archaeal DNA primase small subunit~TIGRFAM: DNA polymerase LigD, polymerase domain~COGs: COG3285 eukaryotic-type DNA primase~InterPro IPR002755~KEGG: dau:Daud_0598 hypothetical protein~PFAM: DNA primase, small subunit~SPTR: Putative uncharacterized protein): MPNFVNGDLRIPHPERILFPQIGLTRRDLVEYYRRMAPPLLTEAGNKPLTVRRWPHGILGPTFYQKHQPEGGPIRVHTVHELLRWVGQGVIEWHAPLGSTYRQHEWAVLDLDPEPQASWHDVVAVATMVTTLLREVGWSYVMKTSGQDGLHIFCPIEPAEPPVVTAVMKYFAELMAAAAPDLVTVERLKSKRQGRVYVDYLQNGAHRTMVMAYSVRATPDARISWPLMPDQLSLGPARWTVGWVLDQPPTSWPPFDGSVLPPAALQDTVRRFGIRAETSTAAWKW, from the coding sequence ATGCCAAACTTCGTCAATGGAGATTTACGGATTCCCCATCCGGAACGCATCTTGTTTCCCCAGATCGGACTAACCCGCCGAGATCTGGTGGAATACTACCGCCGGATGGCTCCGCCGCTATTGACCGAAGCCGGGAATAAGCCCTTGACTGTGCGGCGATGGCCTCATGGGATTTTAGGGCCGACGTTTTACCAAAAACATCAACCCGAGGGAGGTCCCATTCGGGTGCACACGGTGCACGAACTCTTGCGCTGGGTAGGGCAAGGGGTGATTGAATGGCATGCGCCATTGGGGTCGACCTATCGGCAACATGAGTGGGCGGTGCTGGATCTCGATCCGGAACCGCAGGCGAGTTGGCACGATGTCGTCGCGGTGGCGACGATGGTCACCACCCTTTTGCGGGAAGTGGGTTGGTCTTATGTCATGAAAACGTCAGGCCAAGACGGATTGCACATTTTTTGTCCCATTGAACCCGCGGAACCCCCTGTGGTCACGGCGGTCATGAAATACTTCGCCGAGCTCATGGCTGCCGCGGCCCCCGATTTGGTCACGGTGGAACGCCTGAAATCCAAACGGCAGGGCAGGGTCTATGTCGATTATCTACAAAACGGTGCTCACCGGACCATGGTCATGGCCTATTCCGTCCGCGCCACCCCGGACGCCCGGATTTCGTGGCCGTTGATGCCCGATCAATTGAGTCTGGGACCGGCCCGCTGGACGGTCGGTTGGGTCCTCGACCAGCCGCCCACATCATGGCCGCCGTTTGACGGGAGCGTCCTTCCGCCGGCCGCTCTTCAAGACACCGTCAGACGGTTCGGTATCCGGGCGGAGACGTCTACAGCAGCTTGGAAGTGGTGA
- a CDS encoding ATP dependent DNA ligase (PFAM: ATP dependent DNA ligase domain~COGs: COG1793 ATP-dependent DNA ligase~InterPro IPR012310~KEGG: tmr:Tmar_1128 DNA polymerase LigD, ligase domain protein~PFAM: ATP dependent DNA ligase, central~SPTR: DNA polymerase LigD, ligase domain protein), translated as MKPGEFIPPMLAQTAPVPFSDDDWWYEIKWDGFRAIISRGSELHIYSRHGQELLGHYPVLKTLEAQLPDPVVLDAELVAWTPEGPSFSGLMSQDPHTPLMLMVFDCLYSHGRWHLEKPLAERQQRLREAITPGGLMMITDGVAGAGEAYFSAVKTEGLEGVLAKRLNSPYRPGRRTEYWRKFIAWQTGWFWAISQKRVEDGRWYWKVAERTNRGQWHVVTGVPVPAGIPVDPAVTLLSPPIAVELLFRERTREGRLRHAKLRQWRFTDSPSGTHLVSPDRTNPPRSGGILPPDGSAAIDRSRE; from the coding sequence GTGAAACCGGGAGAGTTTATCCCGCCCATGCTGGCCCAAACCGCACCCGTGCCCTTTAGTGACGATGATTGGTGGTACGAAATTAAATGGGACGGGTTTCGTGCGATCATTAGCCGGGGTTCGGAACTCCATATCTATTCCCGGCATGGCCAGGAGTTACTGGGGCATTACCCGGTTTTAAAAACGCTGGAGGCGCAATTGCCGGACCCGGTGGTCCTCGACGCGGAATTAGTGGCCTGGACACCGGAGGGGCCGTCATTTTCCGGCCTCATGAGCCAGGATCCCCACACCCCTTTGATGTTGATGGTGTTTGACTGTCTCTATAGCCATGGCCGTTGGCATCTGGAAAAACCCTTGGCCGAACGCCAACAACGCCTTCGGGAGGCGATAACCCCCGGCGGTCTGATGATGATCACCGACGGGGTAGCGGGAGCCGGCGAAGCGTATTTTTCGGCCGTGAAAACCGAAGGATTAGAGGGGGTTTTGGCCAAACGACTGAATAGTCCCTACCGACCCGGACGCCGAACCGAATATTGGCGGAAGTTTATTGCTTGGCAAACCGGATGGTTTTGGGCCATTAGTCAAAAGCGGGTGGAAGATGGCCGATGGTACTGGAAAGTGGCCGAACGCACCAATCGGGGACAGTGGCACGTTGTCACCGGCGTACCGGTGCCGGCCGGAATCCCGGTCGACCCCGCCGTTACGCTGTTATCGCCACCGATTGCGGTCGAACTCTTATTCCGCGAGCGTACGCGGGAAGGACGATTACGCCATGCCAAACTTCGTCAATGGAGATTTACGGATTCCCCATCCGGAACGCATCTTGTTTCCCCAGATCGGACTAACCCGCCGAGATCTGGTGGAATACTACCGCCGGATGGCTCCGCCGCTATTGACCGAAGCCGGGAATAA